GGCATCTCGCTGGCCCGCGCCGAGGATGCTCTGCACCGCTACCTCATGGTCCTGCTGGCCGCGGTGCCGGTGGGGCTGGCCCTCGCCGCGGTGGGTGGCGCCCTGATCGCGCGGGCGGCGCTCGCCCCCGTCAACGCGATGGCGCGCACGGCCCGTCGGATCACCGCCGAGGACTTGGCCCAGCGGGTGGCCGCGAGCGGCAGCGGCGACGAGCTGGACTATCTGGCCGAGACGCTCAACGAGATGCTGGGTCGCCTCGAGGGGGCTTTCGGTGAGATGCGCCGCTTCGCCGCCGATACTGCCCACGAGCTGCGCACGCCGCTCACTGCCCTCAAGGGCGGGATCGAAGTGGCCCTGCGCGCCGCGCGCTCGCCCCACGAGTACCGGCGGGTGCTCGAGGAGAGCCTGGAGGAGGTCAATCGTCTCATCCGCGCGGCCGAGGACCTCCTGCTGCTGACGCGGGCCGGCCCCGGGCGCGGGCTCGCGCGGGAGCGGCTCAGCCTCGAGCCGATCGTGGTCGACGCCCTGGAGACGGGCGCGCGGCTCGCCCAGGGCACCGGCAACACGGTGCGGCTCGGCGCGGTGGAGCCCGTGGAGGTGGTGGGTGACGCGAGCGCCCTCCGCCGCGCGATCCTCAACCTCGTGGAAAACGCCGTCAAGTACACCCCCGCCGGCGGCAAGGTGGAGATGACGCTCACCCGCGAGGGAGATCACGCGCTGATCACGGTGGCCGACACCGGCGTCGGCATCGCCCCCGCCGATCGCGAGCGCATCTTCGAGCCGTTCGTGCGCCTGGACGCGGCGAGCGCCACGCCGGGCTCGGGGTTGGGGCTTGCCATCGCCCGGGGCGTCGCCATCGCCCACGGCGGCGGGCTCACCGTCGAGAGCACACCCGGCGCGGGCAGCCGCTTCACTTTGCGCCTGCCGCTGGCTTGACACGTCCGCGGCCACTCCCTACCGTGTGGCCGTGGACGAGCTGATCGCGAGTCTCCAGCGCGCCGCCGCCGCGCTCAAGCAGGGCCATCACGACGAGGCGGAGGCGCTGGCGCGCGACGCGATCGCGCGCGATCCCGCGCGCGCGGACGCCCACGCCATCCTCGGTGCCATTCTCACGCAGCGCCGCCGCCCCGCCGACGCGGAGATGGCGTTTCGCGAGGCGGTGCGGCTGGCCCCGCAGTCGGTGCCCGCGCGCCTCGATCTGGGCGATGCCTTGCTCGAGCAGGGCAAGCAGCGGGACGCGGAGGCCGCGTATCGCGAGGCGGCCGCGCTCGACCCGCGCGCCTTTCGCGCGCAGCTCAAGCTGGGTCTGGTCCTCGAGGTTCAGCGCCGCTGGGCCGAGGCCGAGGGGGCGCTACGGGCTGCCGTCGCCCTCCGTCCCGAGCACGCGCTCGCCCACCTGCGTCTCGGGGTCGTGAGCCGGCGGCTCCGGCGTCCCGCCGAGGAGGAAGGCGCTCTCCGCCGGGCCGTCGCGCTGGCGCCGCGGCTCATCGACGCGCATCACAACCTCGGTGTCGCGCTGCTGCGTCAGAGCCGACATGCCGAGGCGGAGGCGGTGCTGCGTCGGGCCGTCGACCTCGCTCCCGGGAATCCCGTGGTGCGGGATGCCCTCGGCCAGGCGCTGGCCGCGCAGGGCCGCCAGGGCGAAGCGGTGGTCGTGTTCCGCGAGGCGCTGGAGCTGGCGCCCACCGCGGTGCGGACCCAGGTGCACCTGGCGCACGCGCTCCGCCGCGAGCGCCGCTGGGCGGATGCCGCACAGGCCTATCGTGCCGCCATCCGGGGCCGGCGCGGCGATGCGATGCTCCACGGCCATCTCGGAGTCACGCTCGCCCACGGCCGTCGCTACGGTGAAGCCGCGACCGCCTTCCGCGAGGCGCTCCGTCTCGATCCGGACAATGCCACCTGGCACGCGCGCTTCGGGCGCGTGCTCGAGCGGCAGGGGCGCTTTCCTGAAGCGGAGGCCGAGTTTCGCCAGGCGATTCGGCTGCGGCCGGGCGACGTCGGATCCCTCCTGGGCCTCGCGGGCGTGTTCCGCCGTGAAGGGCGCTGGGCCGAGGAGGCGGAGGCCTATCGGACCGCCCTCACCCTGCGGCCCGACGATCCCAACGTGCACTACGACCTCGGGCTCGCCCTGTCTGCGCAGGGCCTCGACGGGGAGGCCGAGGCCGTCTTCCGCGCCGCCGTCGCGATCGAGCCCGCCACCGCCGATTTTCACGTGGAGCTCGGCATCGCGCTGGGCCGGCAGGGCCGGCACGCGGATGCTGAGGTCGCGCTCCGCGAGGCGATCCGCCTCGACCCGCGCGACATCGTCGCCCGCGGCAACCTCGCGGTGGGGCTCGGGCGCCAGGGCCGGTTCGCCGACGCCGAGACCGTGTATCGCGACGCGCTGCTGATCAAGCCGGCGCACCCGGCGCTCCAGCGCGGACTGGGCGTCGTGCTCTATCTCCAGGGCAAGTACGGGCCTGCGGAGGTCGCGCTCCGCGAGGCGGTGCGCCTCCGGCCCGGCTACGCGAAGACCCATGCCGATCTCGGCGAGATGCTGGTCGAGCAGGGACGGCTGGCAGAGGCCGCCGAGTCGTTCGGTCACGCCATCGAGGCGCGCCCAGAAATCGCCTCGGCGCATCGCGGGCTCGGGGGCGTACGGCTCGCCCAGGGCAAGCTCGGCGAGGCGGAGGCCGCGTACCGCGAGGCGCTACGGCTCCGGCCCGACGAGGGGCAGAACCACTTCAATCTCTGGACGGTGCTGGAGCGCCAGGGCAAGGACGCGGACAGCGAGGCCGCCTATCGCGCGGCCATCGCGCTCAAGCCCGACTTCGCGGAAGCCCACGCGCGTCTGGGCTCGGTGCTGCTTCGCCTGGGCCGTCCCGCGGAGGCCGAGGCCGCCTACGCAGCAGCGGTGCGCCTGCACCCCGACGACCGCCGTTTCCGCAGCGCGCTCGACGCCGTGCGGCGGCGCCTCTATTCATAGCCGGCGCCGCTAGCGCGCGGAGCCCTCGATGGCCGAGATGCGGCGATAGCTCACCCCAACCTTCTGGCTGTCGGCGTCGAGGAGCAAGAGGCCGTTCTCGGTGATCTGGCTGAGGGTGCCGACGATGGGCTCCCGGGCGTTTCGCACCGAGACGGCCACCCGGCGACCGAGATGGGGCCGCGCCTCCAGCTCCCAGACCGCCCGGAGCTGCTCGACCGCGGCCGCCATCATGTCGGTCTCGCGGATCGGCTCGACCTCGCGGATGGCGCCGAAGACGGGCAGGTGGAAGTCCGCCTCGACGGGGGCGCGCCCCGCGGGCGCGGCGACCTGATGCTCCTGCGCCGCGCGGAGGATCTCCGCCATGCGGCCGGTCATGGCCCAGAAGAGATAGAAGCCGATGAGGATGGCGCCCAGGGACAGCGCCAGGTTCACGAGCACCTTCGGCTGATCGAGCGTGCGCAGGCTGAGCAGCGTGTCGAGGTACAGGAGCAGCGGGAGGACGGAGACGAACGCGAAGACGACGATGGCGGCGCGCTGTAGCGTGTATGGACGCGGCTGGTTCTCGGCCGGCTCCATGTCTCAGACTCTAACGCCGGCCCCCGTCAGTTCGGATGCTTTTTGGCGTGCTAGTATCGCCTCGGGAGGTACCGAGTGGGCGCTTCACGACGCGAGCTGCGCGCGCTGCGCGGGTTCATCTTCGATCTCGACGGCTGTGTCTGGACGGGCGACGTGCTGGTCCCCGGGGCGGCCGAGGTGCTCGCGATGCTGCGAGAGCAGGGTCGTCGGGTCTCCTTCCTCACCAACAACTCCGGCGCCCGCTCCGCGGGGCTCCAGGCCAAGCTCGAGCGGCTCGGCGTTCAGGCGGCGAAGGACGAGGTGTTCACGCCGCTGGAGATCCTGAGCGAGGTGATCGTGAGCCGCTGGGGCCTTGCCCGCGTGCTCGCCATTGGCGGGGAGGACCTCGGGGGAGCGCTCCTCGAGGGCGGTCACGAGCTCCTGCCCACGGATCGCTACCGCGAGGCCCAGGTCGTGGTGGTGGGTCGCGATGCCGGCTTCTCCTACGATCGCCTCACCGCCGCCGCCCGCGCCATCGCGGGGGGCGCTCACTTCATCACCCCCAACCTCGACCCGCGCCTGCCCCTCGAACGCGACGACTTCCTGCCCGGCTGCGGCGCGGTGGTGGAGTCGGTGGCCACCGCCGCGGGGGCGCGGCCGCTCGTCATCGGCAAGCCGGAGCCGCCTCTCTTCGAGCTCGCGCTGGCCCGCATGGGACTGAGCGCCGAGGAGGCCGCGATGGTGGGAGACAGCGTGGACTCGGACGTGCGCGGGGCGCGGCGGGTCGGGATGACCGCGATCCTGTTCGCGCCGCAGGGCGGGCCCGATGGCGTCGCGCACTTCATGGTGAAGTCCATGGCGCAGCTGAGACGTCTGCTCGCCGACAAGTGAGCCGCGTCCTCCTACACTCGGGGGGACCCCTCGGCCCCGAGGGCCGCCGCGAGATCGCCGCCTTCTTCGGCGCCGCGCGGCACGTGGGCTTCATCACCTCGGCGAGCCTCCACGACGAATCGGCCTACTTCGCCCGCGTGCGCGCGGCCCTGGCGCCCCCGCCGCCGGAGGGCGCGGGGCTCGATCTGGTCCACATCCGCTGGAACGCGCGACCGTTGCCCGCGCTCGCTGGCGTGGAGGCGGTGTTCATGGGCGGGGGCAACACGTACGCGCTGCTGATGCGTCTCCGCCGCTCGGGGCTGCTCGCCGCCATCCGCCGCCGGGTCCGTGCGGGCATGCCTTACGCGGGGGCGAGCGCGGGATCGAACGTGGCCGGGCCCACCATCCTCACCACCAACGACTGGAACGTGGTGGGCCTCGCGCGCTTCGACGCGCTCCGCCTCGTCGGCTTCAACATCAATCCCCACTACAAGGAAGCCGATCCCATGATGGCGCCGGGCAGCGAGACGCGCGACGACCGCATCCGTGAGTACCACGTGGTGAACCGCAATCCCGTGGTCGGGCTGGAGGAGGGCGCGCTGGTGCGCGTCGAGCGCGGCAAGGCGACCGCGCTGGGCACCGCGCGCATCAAGATCTTCCGTCACGGCACCCCGCCAGTGTGGTATGCAGCGGGGGAACACCTACCCGTGAGGTAGGCGGCCTCTTGATGGCCGGATTCTCTTCCCCGCCCACGTTCCCTCGACGATGGAGCCAACATCGGACCGCTATCGCGATGAAACGAGACCCTCCGCGTAGGAAATCGGCTTCCCGGCGCCTTCCTCCTCGACGCGCGCCGGCCGCCACGCCCACCGCACGTGTCGAGCATCTGCCGGCGCCCTCTGGGAGTCCCGGGTTCCCGATCGTCGGCATCGGTGCCTCCGCGGGTGGGCTCGAGGCCTTCAGCCAACTCCTCAGGGCGCTCCCCACGGACACCGGCATGGCCTTCGTCCTGGTTCAGCACCTGGACCCGCAGCACGAGAGCCAGCTGTCCGAGATCCTCGCCAGGACGACGGCGATGCCCGTCCTGACGATCACCGACGGCCTGGGGGTGGAGCCGAACCACGTCTATGTGATCCCGTCGAACACGGACATGACGATCGCGGGTGGTCGCTTCGCGCTCACGCCCCGGGAGGCCGTCGATCGCCACACGCCGATCGATCACTTCTTCCGCTCGCTCGCGCAGGAGCTGGGGGCCCGCGCCATCGGCGTGGTGCTGTCCGGGACGGGGTCCGACGGCACCCTCGGCCTTCGCGCGATCAAGGCGGAAGGGGGCATCGCGTTCGTCCAGGACGAAAAATCCGCGCGCCATCCCGGCATGCCCCAGAGCGCAGCCGCCTTTGCCGACCTCGTCCTGCCCCCC
This DNA window, taken from Candidatus Methylomirabilota bacterium, encodes the following:
- the pepE gene encoding dipeptidase PepE yields the protein MSRVLLHSGGPLGPEGRREIAAFFGAARHVGFITSASLHDESAYFARVRAALAPPPPEGAGLDLVHIRWNARPLPALAGVEAVFMGGGNTYALLMRLRRSGLLAAIRRRVRAGMPYAGASAGSNVAGPTILTTNDWNVVGLARFDALRLVGFNINPHYKEADPMMAPGSETRDDRIREYHVVNRNPVVGLEEGALVRVERGKATALGTARIKIFRHGTPPVWYAAGEHLPVR
- a CDS encoding tetratricopeptide repeat protein produces the protein MDELIASLQRAAAALKQGHHDEAEALARDAIARDPARADAHAILGAILTQRRRPADAEMAFREAVRLAPQSVPARLDLGDALLEQGKQRDAEAAYREAAALDPRAFRAQLKLGLVLEVQRRWAEAEGALRAAVALRPEHALAHLRLGVVSRRLRRPAEEEGALRRAVALAPRLIDAHHNLGVALLRQSRHAEAEAVLRRAVDLAPGNPVVRDALGQALAAQGRQGEAVVVFREALELAPTAVRTQVHLAHALRRERRWADAAQAYRAAIRGRRGDAMLHGHLGVTLAHGRRYGEAATAFREALRLDPDNATWHARFGRVLERQGRFPEAEAEFRQAIRLRPGDVGSLLGLAGVFRREGRWAEEAEAYRTALTLRPDDPNVHYDLGLALSAQGLDGEAEAVFRAAVAIEPATADFHVELGIALGRQGRHADAEVALREAIRLDPRDIVARGNLAVGLGRQGRFADAETVYRDALLIKPAHPALQRGLGVVLYLQGKYGPAEVALREAVRLRPGYAKTHADLGEMLVEQGRLAEAAESFGHAIEARPEIASAHRGLGGVRLAQGKLGEAEAAYREALRLRPDEGQNHFNLWTVLERQGKDADSEAAYRAAIALKPDFAEAHARLGSVLLRLGRPAEAEAAYAAAVRLHPDDRRFRSALDAVRRRLYS
- a CDS encoding HAD-IIA family hydrolase, which produces MGASRRELRALRGFIFDLDGCVWTGDVLVPGAAEVLAMLREQGRRVSFLTNNSGARSAGLQAKLERLGVQAAKDEVFTPLEILSEVIVSRWGLARVLAIGGEDLGGALLEGGHELLPTDRYREAQVVVVGRDAGFSYDRLTAAARAIAGGAHFITPNLDPRLPLERDDFLPGCGAVVESVATAAGARPLVIGKPEPPLFELALARMGLSAEEAAMVGDSVDSDVRGARRVGMTAILFAPQGGPDGVAHFMVKSMAQLRRLLADK
- a CDS encoding ATP-binding protein, with the protein product MTLPWALRSIRTRLTLWYTGVLLVILLVIGGFSYQVLAWSLYQDVDASLVTVGRVIRDTGYANSGAIAEAALRELLGPEFVDKFFQLRDPEGNPGGASASLRNRQLPLTPVARANAARGRPTFETLELPGGERARILTLPVMNGARPPGLVQVGISLARAEDALHRYLMVLLAAVPVGLALAAVGGALIARAALAPVNAMARTARRITAEDLAQRVAASGSGDELDYLAETLNEMLGRLEGAFGEMRRFAADTAHELRTPLTALKGGIEVALRAARSPHEYRRVLEESLEEVNRLIRAAEDLLLLTRAGPGRGLARERLSLEPIVVDALETGARLAQGTGNTVRLGAVEPVEVVGDASALRRAILNLVENAVKYTPAGGKVEMTLTREGDHALITVADTGVGIAPADRERIFEPFVRLDAASATPGSGLGLAIARGVAIAHGGGLTVESTPGAGSRFTLRLPLA